One genomic window of Pseudoxanthomonas sp. includes the following:
- a CDS encoding N-6 DNA methylase yields MYENAFNSLDRVMRNDEGLASELDYAEQTSWLLFLKYLDDMEREWADEAALQGRAYEPIIDAQFQWKTWAAPKTEDGKPDPNAVTGKDLIEFVDRQLFPYLESFRESTEDPDTIEYKIGEAFSEIDNRFRSGYSLRDALEIIDTLDFGSSQAKHELSDLYETRIKRMGNAGRNGGEYYTPRPLIRAMIQVVKPVIGETIYDGACGSAGFLCEAFEYLNRDDLSAKDWGTLQNKTFYGQEKKSLAYVLGLMNMILHGVDAPNIRHTNTLSENVREIREKDRHDIVLANPPFGGGERKEVQQNFPIKSGETAYLFLQHFIRKLKAGGRGAVVIKNTFLSNTDNASVELRKELLATCNLHTVLDCPQGTFQGAGVKTVVLFFERGAPTRKVWYYQLDPGRSLGKTNPLNDADLEEFVMLQAAKVESPKSWAVDVEAIGSATCDLAVKNPNAPEAEALRSPEQIIADMLTRDEETRAILEEIRGML; encoded by the coding sequence ATGTACGAGAACGCATTCAATTCGCTCGACCGCGTCATGCGCAATGACGAAGGCCTTGCCTCCGAGCTGGACTACGCCGAACAGACCTCCTGGCTGCTGTTCCTCAAATACCTGGACGACATGGAGCGCGAGTGGGCCGATGAAGCTGCGCTGCAAGGGCGCGCGTACGAGCCCATCATCGACGCGCAATTCCAGTGGAAAACCTGGGCTGCACCCAAGACCGAGGACGGCAAGCCCGATCCGAATGCGGTCACCGGCAAGGACCTGATCGAGTTCGTCGACCGGCAGCTGTTTCCGTACCTGGAGTCGTTCCGTGAATCGACCGAAGACCCGGATACCATCGAGTACAAGATTGGCGAGGCGTTTTCCGAGATCGACAACCGCTTCCGCTCGGGCTATTCGCTGCGCGATGCGCTGGAGATCATCGACACGCTGGATTTCGGCAGCAGCCAGGCCAAGCACGAGCTGTCGGACCTGTACGAGACCCGCATCAAGCGCATGGGCAACGCCGGGCGCAATGGCGGTGAGTACTACACGCCGCGCCCGCTGATCCGCGCCATGATCCAGGTGGTCAAGCCGGTGATTGGCGAAACCATCTATGACGGCGCCTGCGGTTCGGCTGGCTTTTTGTGCGAGGCCTTCGAATATCTCAACCGCGATGACCTGTCGGCCAAGGACTGGGGCACGCTGCAGAACAAGACCTTCTACGGGCAGGAGAAGAAGTCGCTGGCCTACGTGCTGGGCCTGATGAACATGATCCTGCACGGCGTGGATGCGCCCAACATCCGCCACACCAACACCCTCTCGGAAAACGTGCGCGAGATCCGCGAAAAGGACCGCCACGACATCGTGCTGGCCAATCCGCCCTTCGGCGGCGGCGAGCGTAAGGAGGTGCAGCAGAACTTCCCGATCAAGTCCGGCGAGACCGCCTACCTGTTCCTGCAGCACTTCATCCGCAAGCTCAAGGCCGGCGGACGTGGCGCGGTGGTGATCAAGAACACCTTCCTGTCCAATACCGACAACGCCAGCGTCGAGCTGCGCAAGGAATTGCTGGCCACCTGCAACCTGCACACCGTGCTGGATTGCCCGCAGGGCACGTTCCAGGGCGCGGGCGTCAAGACCGTGGTGCTGTTCTTCGAACGTGGCGCGCCCACGCGCAAGGTCTGGTACTACCAGTTGGATCCCGGCCGCAGCCTGGGCAAGACCAATCCGCTCAATGACGCCGACCTCGAAGAGTTCGTGATGCTGCAGGCGGCCAAGGTGGAGTCTCCGAAAAGCTGGGCGGTGGACGTCGAAGCCATCGGCTCGGCGACCTGCGATCTGGCGGTCAAAAATCCGAACGCACCAGAAGCCGAAGCCCTGCGCAGCCCCGAGCAGATCATTGCCGATATGCTGACGCGGGATGAAGAAACGAGGGCGATCTTGGAAGAGATTCGGGGGATGTTGTGA
- a CDS encoding restriction endonuclease subunit S — MIEGWEQVTIASLAEVARGGSPRPIKKFITDRPDGINWIKIGDTEKGGRYIDSTSEKIIPEGLSKSRWVEDGDFLLSNSMSFGRPYILRTSGCVHDGWLVLKPDYSRIDQAYLYFVLSSPQVFSQFDSRAAGSTVRNLNIELVSGVTIPLPPLDEQKRIVAVLDQAFAALDRARANAEANLFDARNLMETAKEAVLQEAESSGGAVHLADVASIDSMLVDPRLQQFIDMPHLGAGNMISGSDALVDIQTAKEEGLKSGKFLFDERMILYSKIRPYLRKAARPDFRGLCSADVYPLLPSPEMDRNFLFHILLANRFTAYAISGSDRAGMPKVNRDHLFRYEFKLPGLDVQRAAVKKIDSIMAQAARLEAEFVIKLEDIAALRQSLLQQAFSGQLTS; from the coding sequence GTGATTGAGGGATGGGAGCAGGTAACGATTGCAAGTCTCGCAGAAGTTGCTCGTGGCGGCTCTCCGCGACCCATAAAAAAATTCATCACTGATCGCCCGGATGGCATCAATTGGATCAAGATCGGTGACACTGAGAAGGGCGGCAGATACATCGACTCAACATCTGAGAAGATCATTCCTGAAGGCTTGAGCAAGTCGAGGTGGGTCGAGGACGGTGACTTCCTGCTTTCGAACTCGATGAGTTTCGGACGCCCCTACATCTTGCGAACATCTGGATGCGTCCACGATGGTTGGTTGGTCTTGAAGCCGGATTATTCCCGTATTGATCAGGCCTACCTCTACTTCGTTTTAAGTTCTCCGCAAGTTTTTTCTCAGTTCGATAGTCGTGCAGCAGGCTCCACAGTTCGCAATCTCAACATCGAACTTGTATCAGGAGTGACGATTCCTCTGCCACCACTGGATGAGCAGAAGCGGATCGTGGCGGTGCTCGATCAGGCCTTCGCCGCCCTTGATCGCGCCCGCGCAAATGCTGAGGCCAATCTCTTTGATGCACGTAATCTGATGGAGACTGCTAAGGAGGCTGTTTTGCAGGAGGCAGAGAGTTCTGGAGGTGCAGTTCATCTTGCAGACGTGGCTTCCATCGATTCAATGCTTGTGGATCCTAGGCTGCAGCAATTCATCGATATGCCGCACTTGGGTGCAGGAAACATGATCTCTGGATCCGATGCATTGGTTGACATTCAGACAGCGAAGGAAGAGGGGCTTAAATCTGGGAAATTCCTCTTCGATGAGCGGATGATTCTTTACAGCAAAATTCGCCCTTACCTAAGAAAGGCAGCTCGTCCCGATTTTCGCGGCCTATGCAGTGCGGACGTCTATCCGCTTTTGCCATCACCAGAGATGGATCGAAATTTTCTGTTCCACATTCTTTTGGCCAATCGCTTTACCGCGTACGCGATCTCTGGATCGGACCGGGCAGGAATGCCAAAAGTGAATCGAGATCACCTGTTTCGCTATGAATTTAAGTTGCCTGGGCTGGATGTGCAAAGAGCGGCAGTGAAGAAGATCGATTCAATCATGGCGCAGGCAGCTCGTCTCGAAGCAGAATTCGTGATTAAGCTCGAAGACATCGCTGCCCTCCGCCAATCCCTCCTGCAACAAGCCTTTTCAGGCCAACTGACCAGCTGA
- a CDS encoding helix-turn-helix domain-containing protein, translating to MDLKPQELLVLLKVAAHPERKFTFAVLAQELAMSAAEVHASVKRATAAGLVNARGRGDWSPIGPALQEFLVHGVRYAFPAEVGPVKRGVPTAHAAEPLSSLLHSESDTPVWAHSQGSARGPSVSPIYRTAPQAALADPALHRLLALLDALRIGRVRERELAAQLLSDALKPLDAAA from the coding sequence ATGGATCTTAAACCCCAAGAACTGTTGGTGCTGCTGAAGGTGGCCGCCCATCCGGAGCGGAAGTTCACCTTTGCCGTGCTTGCCCAGGAATTGGCCATGAGCGCCGCCGAGGTCCATGCCAGCGTCAAACGGGCCACGGCCGCGGGGTTGGTGAACGCGCGGGGCAGGGGTGATTGGTCGCCCATCGGCCCGGCGTTGCAGGAGTTCCTGGTTCACGGCGTCCGTTATGCGTTCCCGGCCGAAGTGGGGCCAGTCAAGCGCGGCGTGCCAACCGCACATGCGGCCGAGCCGCTTTCCAGCTTGCTGCATAGCGAGAGCGACACGCCGGTATGGGCACATTCGCAAGGAAGCGCGCGCGGTCCATCGGTTTCACCGATTTATCGGACTGCGCCGCAAGCAGCGCTGGCCGACCCTGCATTGCATCGCCTGCTGGCGTTGCTGGATGCCTTGCGTATCGGCCGTGTGCGTGAGCGCGAACTGGCCGCACAGCTCCTGTCCGATGCCTTGAAGCCCCTCGATGCAGCGGCCTGA
- a CDS encoding M1 family metallopeptidase: MRKTLVTAIALALAGASLTAAAQSGPATPAAQVASSAATVTTQLPRTARPSHYAVEITPHADKMTFDGKVRIDIEVLEPTNTIVLQAANLSFAHSTVAAAKGKPLAAKVSVDEDAQTASFALDKTLKPGKYVLATDYSGIINTQANGLFALDYATADGQKRALYTQFENSDARRFIPSWDEPNFKATFDLSVNVPADEMAVSNMPIATSTDIGGGLKRTTFQTSPKMSTYLLFFGLGDFERATTKADNGTEIGVIAQKGKVSQAQFALEAGRDVLHEYNDYFGVDYPLPKLDNIAAPGQSQFFSAMENWGAIFTFEYSLLLDPAVSNVNDQQRVFTTAAHEIAHQWFGDLVTMAWWDDLWLNEGFATWMEGRTSQKLHPEWDIDKTDAAYTSRGAMGQDAYATTHPVVQHVATVEQASQAFDGITYGKGSAVIGMLEDYVGSDNWRTGVRAYIKAHAHGNAVTDELWQEIDKAAPGRDFTQVAHDFTLQPGIPLIKASTTCSDGQATLTLTQGEFTVDRPDKVPLKWHVPVAVRGADGKEVRVLVDGTATVKLPGCDAPIVINAGQKGYFRTLYAPAQFKTLSAGFTKLPVVDQLGVMMDAGALATVGLQPESDMLDLTTKVPLDASPDLWRLVAGTLGGFDDMFDGDAKTQAAWRKYAIARLSPKFQQLGWDNRADDSSTTKQLRSSLIAILSNMGDAQVLAEARRRFAAFQADPKTLSPELRRTVLGIVARHADAATWDTLHAMAKQETSSMIRDDDYELLAYAKDDALAQKALDMALTDEPGATNGASMIGTVAREHPDLAFDFAVSHREQVDKLVDSTSRARYYPRLGAGSTKLEMVDKIKAYADQYIAPTSRRAAESAMTGIQTRVKLRAERLPQIEAWLKQQKG, translated from the coding sequence GAGCGCCGCAACGGTGACCACCCAGTTGCCGCGTACCGCCAGGCCCAGCCACTACGCGGTGGAGATCACTCCGCACGCGGACAAGATGACCTTCGACGGCAAGGTCAGGATCGACATCGAGGTGCTGGAACCCACCAACACCATCGTGTTGCAGGCCGCGAACCTGAGCTTCGCCCACAGCACCGTGGCGGCCGCCAAGGGCAAGCCGCTGGCCGCCAAGGTCAGCGTGGATGAAGACGCCCAGACCGCCAGCTTCGCCCTGGACAAGACGCTCAAGCCGGGCAAGTACGTGCTGGCCACCGACTACAGCGGCATCATCAACACCCAGGCCAACGGCCTGTTCGCGCTGGATTACGCCACCGCCGATGGCCAGAAGCGCGCCCTGTACACCCAGTTCGAAAACTCCGACGCGCGCCGCTTCATCCCGTCCTGGGACGAGCCGAACTTCAAGGCCACCTTCGACCTGAGCGTCAACGTGCCGGCCGATGAGATGGCGGTCAGCAACATGCCCATCGCCACGTCCACGGACATCGGCGGTGGGTTGAAGCGCACCACCTTCCAGACCTCGCCGAAGATGTCGACCTATCTGTTGTTCTTCGGCCTGGGCGATTTCGAACGTGCCACCACCAAGGCCGACAACGGCACCGAGATCGGCGTGATCGCGCAGAAGGGCAAGGTGTCCCAGGCGCAGTTCGCGCTGGAAGCCGGCCGCGACGTGCTGCACGAGTACAACGATTATTTCGGCGTCGATTACCCGCTGCCCAAGCTGGACAACATCGCCGCGCCGGGCCAGAGCCAGTTCTTCAGCGCGATGGAAAACTGGGGTGCCATCTTCACCTTCGAATACTCGCTGCTGCTGGACCCGGCCGTGTCCAACGTCAACGACCAGCAGCGCGTGTTCACCACCGCCGCCCATGAAATCGCCCACCAGTGGTTCGGCGACCTGGTGACCATGGCGTGGTGGGACGACCTGTGGCTCAACGAAGGCTTCGCTACCTGGATGGAGGGCCGCACCAGCCAGAAACTGCATCCGGAATGGGATATCGACAAGACCGACGCTGCCTACACCAGCCGCGGCGCCATGGGCCAGGACGCCTATGCCACCACCCATCCGGTGGTGCAGCACGTGGCCACGGTCGAACAGGCCAGCCAGGCCTTCGACGGCATCACCTACGGCAAGGGTTCGGCCGTGATCGGCATGCTGGAAGACTACGTTGGCTCCGACAACTGGCGCACCGGCGTGCGCGCCTACATCAAGGCCCACGCGCACGGCAACGCCGTCACCGATGAGCTGTGGCAGGAAATCGACAAGGCCGCCCCGGGCAGGGACTTCACCCAGGTCGCGCACGATTTCACCCTGCAGCCGGGCATCCCGCTGATCAAGGCCAGCACCACCTGCAGCGACGGCCAGGCCACCCTGACCCTGACCCAGGGCGAATTCACCGTCGACCGCCCCGACAAGGTCCCGTTGAAGTGGCACGTCCCGGTGGCCGTGCGCGGCGCAGACGGCAAGGAAGTCCGCGTGCTGGTCGACGGCACCGCCACGGTCAAACTGCCCGGCTGCGACGCGCCCATCGTCATCAACGCCGGCCAGAAGGGCTACTTCCGCACCCTGTACGCACCCGCGCAGTTCAAGACCCTCAGCGCCGGCTTCACCAAGCTGCCGGTGGTCGACCAGCTGGGCGTGATGATGGACGCCGGCGCGCTGGCCACCGTGGGCCTGCAGCCGGAAAGCGACATGCTGGACCTGACCACCAAGGTGCCGCTGGACGCCTCGCCCGACCTGTGGCGCTTGGTGGCCGGCACCCTGGGCGGCTTCGACGACATGTTCGACGGCGATGCCAAGACCCAGGCCGCCTGGCGCAAGTACGCCATCGCGCGCCTGTCGCCCAAGTTCCAGCAACTGGGCTGGGACAACCGCGCCGATGATTCGTCCACCACCAAGCAGCTGCGTTCCAGCCTGATCGCCATCCTCAGCAACATGGGCGACGCCCAGGTCCTGGCCGAAGCCCGTCGCCGCTTTGCTGCCTTCCAGGCTGACCCCAAGACGTTGTCGCCGGAACTGCGCCGGACCGTGCTGGGCATCGTCGCCCGCCACGCCGACGCCGCCACCTGGGACACGCTGCATGCGATGGCCAAGCAGGAAACCTCGTCGATGATCCGCGACGATGACTACGAGCTGCTGGCCTACGCCAAGGACGACGCGCTGGCGCAGAAGGCGCTGGACATGGCCCTGACCGATGAGCCCGGCGCCACCAACGGCGCCAGCATGATCGGCACCGTCGCACGCGAACATCCGGACCTGGCCTTCGACTTTGCCGTCAGCCACCGCGAACAGGTCGACAAGCTGGTCGATTCCACCTCGCGCGCCCGCTATTACCCGCGCCTGGGCGCCGGCTCCACCAAGCTGGAGATGGTCGACAAGATCAAGGCCTATGCCGACCAGTACATCGCCCCCACCTCGCGCCGCGCCGCCGAGAGCGCCATGACCGGCATCCAGACCCGCGTCAAACTCCGCGCCGAACGCCTGCCGCAGATCGAGGCGTGGTTGAAGCAGCAGAAGGGCTGA